The Thalassotalea sp. HSM 43 genome window below encodes:
- the tsaE gene encoding tRNA (adenosine(37)-N6)-threonylcarbamoyltransferase complex ATPase subunit type 1 TsaE: MALSLSKALRDEQQTVAFGATLAAALQTLDLQSLVVFLHGDLGAGKTTLTRGFVQAMGHNGNVKSPTYTLVEPYELPPWHIYHFDLYRLADPEELEYMGIRDYFLQKSCCFVEWSEKGAGLLPPEDLIIDLSYNGHERLINVTANTSVGELILKQLT, from the coding sequence ATGGCTCTTTCTCTGAGTAAAGCGTTACGCGACGAACAACAAACTGTCGCGTTCGGTGCAACATTAGCGGCGGCATTGCAAACACTCGATTTGCAAAGTCTGGTGGTGTTTTTACATGGTGACTTAGGTGCAGGCAAGACCACGTTAACCCGTGGCTTTGTGCAAGCCATGGGTCACAATGGCAATGTCAAAAGCCCAACCTACACCCTGGTTGAGCCTTATGAGCTGCCGCCATGGCATATTTATCATTTTGATTTATACCGCTTAGCTGATCCCGAAGAGCTTGAATATATGGGGATTCGAGATTATTTTTTACAAAAATCTTGCTGTTTTGTTGAATGGTCTGAAAAAGGGGCTGGCCTTTTACCACCAGAGGATCTTATTATAGACTTATCATATAATGGTCATGAAAGGTTGATTAACGTCACTGCCAACACCTCTGTTGGTGAACTAATCCTTAAACAATTGACCTAA
- a CDS encoding N-acetylmuramoyl-L-alanine amidase, producing the protein MKTRIETILLLLFSLCSFTAFSQNMIESVRIWPSPDNTRVVFDLSEQPDYSYFFLSNPNRLVIDFKNTDNIAALANLAKNDSRISKVRTSKGKNSKSARIVLDLSKSFKEKVFVLAPTGPYGNRLVVDLHDKQSTKVVKNKPKQKNRDVIIGIDAGHGGEDPGSIAKNGTYEKKITLAVAKRLQRIINGQKGMKAVMIRTGDYFVNLNKRTELARKQQVDFLVSIHADAFHSSKPRGASVWIVNDSRAESELSRWLKHREKNSELLGGGGQLIKATNDDNLAVFLADLTKDKSLEISDRIARNVIAELKKITRMHKTKPQNASLAVLKSSDIPSMLVETGFISNPYDFKNLMSKNHQEKLAKAMFKGIQQYFTRYPPQDSLLASIQPQKHKISRGESLSVVAQRYNVSVKQLKLANNLKSDVVRIGQTLTIPRVN; encoded by the coding sequence ATGAAAACACGTATTGAAACAATACTGCTGTTGTTGTTTTCCTTATGCAGCTTTACTGCGTTTTCACAAAACATGATAGAGAGTGTGCGTATTTGGCCATCGCCAGATAACACTCGAGTTGTGTTTGATTTAAGTGAACAACCCGATTATTCCTACTTTTTTCTGAGCAATCCTAATCGCTTAGTCATTGATTTTAAGAATACCGATAACATAGCCGCACTTGCTAACTTAGCAAAAAATGACAGCCGTATTAGTAAAGTTCGCACCAGTAAGGGCAAAAACAGTAAATCCGCCAGAATCGTGCTTGATCTAAGCAAAAGCTTCAAAGAGAAAGTGTTTGTGTTGGCGCCGACGGGGCCGTATGGCAATCGTCTGGTTGTCGATTTGCACGATAAACAATCCACTAAAGTCGTTAAAAATAAGCCCAAACAGAAAAATCGTGATGTCATTATTGGTATTGATGCCGGTCATGGTGGTGAAGATCCAGGCTCGATTGCAAAAAATGGTACTTACGAAAAGAAAATTACTCTAGCGGTAGCGAAACGACTGCAGCGCATCATCAATGGCCAAAAAGGCATGAAAGCGGTGATGATACGTACCGGTGACTATTTCGTTAATCTTAATAAGCGCACCGAGCTGGCTCGCAAGCAACAAGTCGACTTTTTGGTGTCAATACATGCCGACGCATTTCACAGTTCTAAACCTCGCGGGGCGTCGGTTTGGATCGTAAATGATAGCCGTGCTGAATCGGAATTATCGAGATGGCTAAAACATCGTGAGAAAAACTCTGAATTGCTTGGCGGCGGTGGTCAGCTAATCAAGGCAACCAATGACGATAATCTAGCGGTATTTTTAGCGGATCTCACCAAAGATAAATCACTGGAAATCAGTGACCGCATCGCTCGTAATGTCATCGCCGAATTAAAGAAAATTACCCGCATGCATAAAACTAAGCCACAAAATGCCAGCCTAGCGGTGCTTAAGTCATCAGACATTCCGTCGATGCTGGTGGAAACGGGCTTTATTTCCAACCCGTATGATTTCAAAAATCTGATGTCGAAGAATCATCAGGAAAAGCTAGCCAAAGCGATGTTTAAAGGGATTCAGCAGTATTTTACTCGCTATCCGCCACAAGACTCATTGTTGGCAAGCATACAGCCGCAAAAGCACAAGATCAGTCGTGGTGAATCGTTATCGGTCGTTGCACAGCGCTATAACGTCTCAGTGAAGCAATTGAAATTAGCCAACAACCTGAAATCCGATGTTGTGCGTATAGGCCAGACTCTGACCATACCTCGAGTAAATTAA
- the mutL gene encoding DNA mismatch repair endonuclease MutL: MTISILPARLANQIAAGEVVERPASVVKELVENAIDAGATKIVIDIEKGGSKRIRITDNGHGIEKDELTLALSRHATSKIKSLDDLEAIDSLGFRGEALASISSVSRLTLTSKPAAQQAAWQAIAVGRDMQVDIKPAAHPDGTTIDVEDLFFNTPARRKFLRTEKTEFSHIDEVIKRIGLSQLQLTLILNHNGKTIRSYRSAQTDKQIEKRIAAVCSQGFIDNALPLQYQHSGMRLWGWVGSPRYARNQNDLSYSYVNGRMMRDKLINHAIRQAYGHRLSSDVYPAFVLYFELNHGDVDVNVHPAKHEVRFHQARLVHDFIAAAVEQTLQDDASLAVDTETGELLSVDVGATSDAHGNRDYVQPLRNDSNATSFQSASTTPASACSAAASAGRNYRDKISDQAVSNYQKLMSPAERVAIAESDFDHCDDSNAKPTTSPSPAMTPATSQPQVAITADSDIKLFSVLADHVLLLEWQQSLYCCNFKALRQQVLHHRLTSQYPQGLVSQPLLLPVAVKLQPSQVKFIASNIASFEFIGVHLSVNGSKVVIRQYPAQLREQDISDSFIELLTILLTKQELADNDWMAAIAQLKCSQNFDLSMAAQLLADVNQIQNFDLFTYMRLNSKAVDLTSDIQSLLS; the protein is encoded by the coding sequence ATGACAATTAGTATCCTTCCTGCTCGCCTGGCGAACCAAATTGCCGCCGGCGAGGTTGTCGAGCGTCCGGCATCTGTTGTAAAAGAATTGGTTGAAAACGCCATTGATGCCGGAGCGACGAAAATTGTCATCGATATTGAAAAAGGTGGCAGCAAGCGTATACGTATAACTGACAATGGTCATGGTATCGAAAAAGATGAACTGACCTTAGCCTTATCTCGTCATGCCACCAGTAAAATCAAATCATTGGATGATCTTGAAGCCATTGATAGTCTCGGTTTTCGCGGCGAAGCGTTAGCCAGTATAAGTTCCGTCTCACGTCTGACATTAACCTCAAAGCCGGCAGCGCAGCAAGCGGCATGGCAAGCGATCGCCGTAGGGCGTGATATGCAGGTCGATATTAAGCCTGCTGCGCACCCGGATGGTACCACCATTGATGTCGAAGATTTGTTTTTCAATACACCGGCACGACGAAAGTTTTTGCGTACCGAGAAAACCGAATTTTCTCATATTGATGAAGTGATTAAACGCATCGGTTTATCGCAGCTGCAATTAACTTTGATTCTCAATCACAATGGTAAAACCATACGCTCATATCGTTCTGCTCAAACCGATAAACAAATTGAAAAACGTATTGCTGCGGTATGTTCTCAGGGGTTTATTGATAACGCTTTGCCTTTGCAATACCAACATTCGGGTATGCGTTTATGGGGGTGGGTAGGCTCGCCACGTTATGCACGCAATCAAAATGATTTGAGCTACAGCTATGTTAATGGCCGTATGATGCGCGATAAATTGATAAATCACGCCATCCGTCAAGCATATGGTCATCGCTTAAGCAGTGATGTTTATCCGGCATTTGTACTGTATTTTGAATTGAATCACGGTGATGTTGACGTCAATGTCCATCCGGCGAAACACGAAGTTCGCTTTCATCAGGCGCGTTTGGTGCATGATTTTATTGCCGCAGCCGTTGAGCAAACATTACAAGATGACGCATCACTAGCTGTTGATACCGAAACCGGTGAGTTACTTAGCGTTGATGTGGGAGCAACAAGCGATGCCCATGGCAATCGTGATTATGTGCAACCATTGCGCAATGACTCTAATGCCACATCTTTTCAATCGGCATCGACAACGCCGGCGTCAGCTTGTTCAGCGGCAGCAAGTGCTGGGCGAAACTATCGCGACAAGATCAGCGACCAAGCAGTAAGCAACTATCAAAAATTGATGTCGCCTGCCGAGCGAGTCGCTATTGCAGAAAGTGATTTTGACCACTGTGATGACTCAAATGCTAAGCCGACAACGAGTCCATCACCGGCTATGACGCCAGCGACTAGCCAACCACAGGTTGCCATAACCGCGGATAGTGATATTAAGTTGTTCAGCGTATTAGCCGACCACGTGTTATTACTAGAATGGCAGCAAAGTCTGTATTGTTGTAATTTCAAAGCACTGCGTCAGCAGGTGCTTCATCACCGCTTAACCAGCCAATATCCACAAGGCTTGGTATCGCAACCATTGTTATTGCCGGTTGCTGTTAAGTTGCAGCCAAGCCAAGTTAAATTTATTGCTAGCAACATTGCCAGCTTTGAATTTATTGGTGTGCATCTCAGTGTCAATGGCAGCAAAGTCGTCATTCGCCAATACCCAGCACAACTGCGTGAGCAAGACATTAGCGACAGTTTTATCGAGTTGCTGACGATTTTGCTGACCAAGCAAGAGCTTGCAGATAACGATTGGATGGCGGCAATTGCCCAGTTAAAATGTAGCCAAAACTTCGACCTTAGCATGGCGGCACAATTGTTAGCCGATGTTAATCAAATACAAAACTTTGATCTTTTTACCTACATGCGCTTGAATTCAAAGGCAGTAGACCTTACATCAGACATTCAGTCGTTATTGTCTTAA
- the miaA gene encoding tRNA (adenosine(37)-N6)-dimethylallyltransferase MiaA produces MSQRLPASDKPPIICIMGPTASGKTDLAFKLSDVLPCDIISVDSALIYKGMDIGSAKPTPDELQRYPHRLVDIIDPAQSYSAADFCRDAKREIAEIQSNGRIPILVGGTMMYFKSLLEGISPLPKADPAIRADIEALAQQHGWQHVHQLLADVDSVSAERIHPNDPQRLTRALEVYRISGKSLTELTAIKGDTLEGDIYQFAISTDQRSELHERIELRYQIMLEQGFEQEVKQLMTRDDLHQDLPSIRCVGYRQMWQHLNGECDYDEMVFRGVCATRQLAKRQLTWLRSWQNLNWLTTNDPDNLKKVMDIIGFKA; encoded by the coding sequence ATGAGCCAACGTTTACCGGCGAGCGATAAACCGCCGATTATTTGTATTATGGGGCCAACCGCCTCAGGCAAGACCGATCTGGCTTTCAAGCTCAGTGATGTATTGCCATGCGATATAATCAGTGTTGATTCTGCGTTAATTTATAAAGGCATGGATATTGGCAGTGCCAAGCCAACCCCTGACGAATTGCAACGCTATCCGCATCGATTGGTCGATATCATCGACCCTGCACAGAGTTATTCTGCTGCCGATTTTTGTCGCGATGCGAAGCGTGAAATCGCTGAAATTCAAAGTAATGGTCGAATTCCGATATTAGTCGGCGGAACCATGATGTATTTTAAGAGTCTGTTAGAGGGCATTTCACCATTGCCAAAAGCTGACCCTGCAATACGAGCTGATATTGAAGCGTTAGCACAGCAGCACGGTTGGCAACATGTACATCAGTTATTGGCAGATGTTGATTCGGTATCGGCTGAACGTATCCATCCAAATGATCCACAACGACTAACACGTGCGTTAGAAGTATATCGTATTAGTGGTAAATCGCTGACCGAGTTAACCGCAATAAAGGGTGACACTCTCGAAGGTGATATTTATCAGTTTGCGATTTCTACGGACCAACGTAGCGAGTTGCATGAGCGCATTGAATTACGTTATCAAATAATGCTTGAACAAGGTTTTGAGCAGGAAGTGAAGCAATTGATGACTCGTGATGATTTGCACCAAGATTTACCGTCGATACGATGTGTTGGTTATCGACAAATGTGGCAGCACCTAAATGGTGAATGCGACTATGATGAAATGGTGTTTCGCGGTGTCTGCGCAACACGACAATTAGCCAAGCGACAGTTAACATGGCTGCGCAGTTGGCAAAACCTTAACTGGTTGACAACTAATGATCCTGACAACCTTAAAAAAGTCATGGATATCATAGGGTTTAAGGCTTAG
- the hfq gene encoding RNA chaperone Hfq, giving the protein MAKGQSLQDPFLNALRRDRIPVAIYLVNGIKLQGQVESFDQFVILLKNTVSQMVYKHAISTVVPSRAVNTAPVDGTQPAE; this is encoded by the coding sequence ATGGCGAAAGGGCAATCATTACAAGACCCGTTTTTAAATGCATTACGACGTGATCGAATTCCAGTAGCTATTTATCTTGTAAACGGTATTAAATTACAAGGTCAAGTAGAGTCTTTCGATCAGTTTGTTATTTTATTAAAAAATACTGTAAGCCAGATGGTCTATAAGCATGCAATCTCTACGGTTGTGCCATCGCGTGCAGTAAATACAGCACCGGTTGACGGAACTCAACCCGCGGAATAA
- the hflX gene encoding ribosome rescue GTPase HflX: MFDRHQAGEQAVLVHIDFPQENAREDLSEFEMLVSSAGVNSLTVVSGKRDKPHPKFFVGSGKAEEIRDAVQMYNADVILFNHALSPSQEKNIEALCECRVIDRTTLILDIFAQRARTHEGKLQVELAQLRHISSRLIRGWTHLERQKGGIGLRGPGETQLETDRRLLRERMQTIRGRLEKVEKQRQQGRRARERAEIPTVSLVGYTNAGKSTLFNRITNADVYAADQLFATLDPTLRRLHIEDVGRIILADTVGFIRHLPHDLVAAFKATLTETREAHLQLHVIDIADDRRADNIAQVEQVLQDIEADDIPQLLICNKIDKFDDVAPRIDRDEQGKPIRVWLSAQANLGLELLSQALTEVLATDIVEYRLKIPPTAGKWRGTLYELNCIKDEQYDEQGNCLLDVTLPLREWNKLLKAGKTELETFIQH, encoded by the coding sequence TTGTTTGATAGACATCAAGCAGGTGAGCAAGCAGTACTTGTTCACATAGACTTTCCCCAAGAAAACGCTCGCGAAGATTTATCAGAATTTGAAATGTTGGTGTCCTCAGCGGGCGTCAACTCTTTAACCGTTGTCAGCGGTAAACGCGATAAACCTCATCCTAAATTTTTTGTCGGTTCAGGCAAAGCTGAAGAGATCCGTGACGCTGTACAAATGTATAATGCCGATGTGATACTGTTCAATCATGCTTTGTCACCTTCGCAAGAGAAAAATATTGAAGCTTTATGTGAGTGTCGAGTCATTGACAGAACCACGTTGATTCTTGATATATTTGCGCAACGAGCGCGGACTCATGAAGGTAAGTTGCAAGTTGAATTAGCGCAATTGCGACATATCAGCTCGCGCTTGATTCGAGGTTGGACTCACCTTGAGCGGCAAAAAGGTGGTATTGGTTTACGCGGTCCTGGTGAAACACAGCTGGAAACGGATCGACGTTTACTGCGCGAACGTATGCAAACCATACGTGGTCGTTTAGAAAAGGTCGAAAAGCAACGCCAGCAAGGGCGTCGAGCGCGTGAACGAGCAGAAATACCAACGGTATCACTGGTAGGTTATACCAATGCCGGTAAGTCAACCTTGTTTAATCGCATCACTAATGCAGACGTTTACGCAGCGGATCAATTGTTCGCTACCCTTGATCCAACCTTGCGTCGACTCCATATAGAAGATGTAGGGCGGATAATTCTCGCAGACACTGTGGGCTTTATTCGTCACTTACCGCATGATTTGGTTGCAGCCTTTAAAGCGACGTTAACGGAAACAAGAGAAGCGCATCTACAGTTGCATGTCATTGATATTGCCGACGATCGTCGCGCAGACAATATTGCTCAGGTTGAGCAAGTGCTGCAAGATATAGAAGCCGATGACATTCCACAGTTGTTAATTTGTAACAAAATTGACAAGTTTGATGATGTTGCGCCGCGTATTGACCGAGACGAACAAGGTAAACCGATTCGTGTTTGGTTGTCAGCACAAGCTAACTTGGGACTAGAGTTACTGTCCCAAGCATTAACTGAAGTACTGGCAACTGATATTGTTGAATATCGCCTTAAAATACCGCCTACAGCGGGTAAATGGCGTGGTACCTTATATGAGTTAAATTGCATCAAGGACGAACAGTATGACGAACAAGGTAACTGTTTATTAGATGTAACATTGCCTTTACGGGAATGGAATAAATTGTTGAAAGCTGGAAAAACCGAACTGGAAACCTTTATCCAGCACTAA
- the hflK gene encoding FtsH protease activity modulator HflK, translated as MAWNEPGKNDNDPWKNKGGRDQGPPDLDELLKDLGNKFGGMFGGKKPGKPGGGSSFSGFGASLVVIIALVVWAFSGFYTIKEAQKGVVLQFGEYNTLVDPGIHWQPTFIQKVIPVDVQTTRNIAAKGFMLTEDENLVSVEMQVQYRIIDARNYLFNVTNADNSLEHAFDSAIRYVIGHSKMDEVLTSGREQVRQSVWAELEKIIEPYNLGILISDVNFKNSRPPEQVKDAFDDAIAAREDEERFILEAEAYALSEEPKARGEAKRIEQQALGYSEQVVLEAQGNVAKFNKLLPEYQAAPEVTRQRLYLATMEKVYSNTSKVMVDVEGGNNMMYLPLDKIMQQQSSNLPQTFKREVAPLIQRNPTQGQNSSVNSSSSRNDRFNRGGN; from the coding sequence ATGGCGTGGAATGAACCGGGGAAAAATGATAATGATCCCTGGAAAAATAAAGGTGGGCGCGATCAGGGGCCACCAGACCTAGATGAATTATTAAAAGACCTAGGCAATAAATTTGGTGGAATGTTTGGTGGTAAAAAACCTGGCAAGCCTGGCGGTGGCAGCAGTTTCTCTGGTTTTGGCGCCAGTTTGGTGGTCATCATTGCATTGGTTGTTTGGGCTTTTAGTGGTTTTTATACCATTAAAGAAGCTCAAAAGGGCGTTGTATTGCAATTTGGTGAATACAATACTCTCGTGGATCCAGGTATTCACTGGCAACCGACATTTATTCAAAAAGTTATCCCAGTTGATGTGCAAACAACACGTAATATCGCAGCGAAAGGCTTTATGTTAACCGAAGATGAAAATCTGGTCAGCGTAGAGATGCAAGTGCAATATCGTATTATTGACGCGCGTAATTACCTATTTAATGTTACCAATGCTGACAACAGTCTTGAACATGCGTTTGACAGTGCCATCCGTTATGTAATCGGTCATTCTAAAATGGACGAAGTACTAACATCTGGACGTGAACAAGTACGTCAATCGGTATGGGCTGAGCTTGAGAAAATCATTGAACCGTATAATTTAGGTATTTTGATTTCCGACGTTAACTTCAAGAATTCTCGTCCGCCAGAGCAAGTTAAAGATGCATTTGATGATGCTATCGCGGCTCGAGAAGATGAAGAGCGTTTCATTTTGGAAGCTGAAGCATATGCTTTATCAGAAGAGCCAAAAGCACGTGGTGAAGCCAAACGCATTGAGCAACAAGCACTAGGTTACAGCGAGCAGGTTGTTCTTGAAGCACAGGGTAATGTTGCTAAGTTTAATAAATTGTTGCCGGAATATCAGGCTGCGCCTGAAGTAACACGTCAGCGTTTATACCTTGCGACTATGGAAAAAGTCTATTCAAACACCTCGAAAGTTATGGTTGATGTTGAAGGTGGTAATAACATGATGTATTTGCCGCTAGATAAAATTATGCAGCAACAATCATCAAACTTACCACAAACCTTTAAACGTGAAGTTGCGCCGTTAATTCAACGCAACCCAACGCAAGGTCAAAACTCAAGCGTTAATTCAAGTTCATCGCGAAACGATCGCTTTAACCGAGGAGGAAACTAA
- the hflC gene encoding protease modulator HflC: MKNFSLIVLVILGLLTVSSVFVVNEMERGIVFQFSKIKRDSSGEVKIYEPGLHFKIPLIERVNKLDARIQTLDDRADRFVTAEKKDVLVDSYVKWRIVDFPTFYVRTSGGDLANAEALLKQKVNNGLRTEFGARTIKQIVSGDRDSLMEEAMLSAESSKAELGIEVIDVRVKRINLPDEVSESIYQRMRADRIAVAKEHRSKGREKAAVIEAEINKKIAVLLATAHKTSFEVRGSGDALAAKVYADSFNQDPEFYNFVRSLEAYEKSFSNKGDIMIVKPDSDFFHYLKDNKANR, encoded by the coding sequence ATGAAAAATTTCTCTTTAATCGTATTGGTTATTCTCGGTTTATTGACCGTATCATCGGTATTCGTCGTTAATGAAATGGAACGCGGTATTGTCTTTCAATTTTCAAAGATCAAACGTGATAGTAGTGGTGAAGTAAAAATTTACGAACCAGGCTTACACTTTAAGATCCCGTTGATTGAACGTGTTAATAAACTTGATGCCCGTATCCAAACATTGGATGACCGTGCTGACCGTTTTGTTACTGCTGAGAAAAAAGACGTATTGGTAGACAGCTACGTGAAATGGCGTATTGTTGATTTCCCAACGTTTTACGTTCGTACCAGTGGTGGTGATCTTGCCAATGCTGAAGCACTATTAAAGCAAAAAGTGAATAACGGCCTACGTACTGAGTTTGGTGCTCGTACCATTAAACAGATCGTATCCGGTGACCGTGACTCGCTGATGGAAGAAGCCATGCTAAGTGCTGAGTCGAGTAAAGCTGAACTTGGTATCGAGGTTATCGATGTACGTGTTAAACGAATCAACTTACCGGATGAGGTAAGTGAGTCTATTTATCAACGTATGCGTGCTGACCGTATTGCGGTAGCAAAAGAACATCGCTCGAAAGGTCGTGAGAAAGCGGCGGTTATTGAAGCTGAAATCAATAAGAAGATTGCCGTTCTATTGGCGACTGCCCATAAAACCTCTTTTGAAGTACGTGGTTCCGGCGACGCATTGGCTGCTAAAGTCTACGCTGATTCATTTAATCAAGACCCAGAATTTTACAACTTTGTTCGTAGTCTTGAAGCGTATGAAAAGAGTTTCAGTAATAAAGGAGATATCATGATCGTCAAACCAGACAGTGATTTCTTCCATTACTTGAAAGACAATAAAGCAAATAGATAA
- a CDS encoding DUF2065 domain-containing protein yields MTIEIVLIAFALMLMFEGLGPLLFPNRWRNFMMQLAKEKPTTIRQIGLVLVTIGAVLFMANY; encoded by the coding sequence ATGACTATTGAAATTGTGCTTATTGCCTTTGCCTTGATGCTGATGTTTGAAGGTTTAGGACCTTTGCTATTCCCTAACCGTTGGCGCAATTTTATGATGCAATTGGCTAAGGAAAAACCAACCACAATACGGCAAATTGGTTTGGTCTTAGTGACCATTGGCGCGGTATTGTTTATGGCCAATTATTAA
- a CDS encoding adenylosuccinate synthase — MGKNVVVLGTQWGDEGKGKVVDLLTDKAKYVVRYQGGHNAGHTLIVDGEKTVLHLIPSGVLRDNVKCLIGNGVVLCPTALMKEINMLEERNVPVRERLLISDACPLIMPYHVALDNARETARGSKKIGTTGRGIGPAYEDKVARRGLRVGDLLDAESFKAKLTEIMEYHNFVLTSYYKAEALDVEQVFEDVMAIAPTIIAMMDDISETLDQARKNGESIMFEGAQGTLLDIDHGTYPYVTSSNTTVGGVATGCGFGPRYLDYVLGITKAYTTRVGSGPFPTELNDEVGHHLGTVGHEFGATTGRERRCGWFDAVAMHRAVQVNSISGFCLTKLDVLDGLKELKICTGYKTQSGDVLTVPPMAAEGYENITPVYETMPGWSESTIGATTVEQLPENARAYIKRLEQVCGVPIDIISTGPDRVETMILVNPFDE, encoded by the coding sequence ATGGGCAAAAACGTCGTTGTTCTAGGCACCCAATGGGGTGATGAAGGTAAAGGTAAAGTTGTTGACTTATTAACGGATAAGGCGAAGTACGTCGTTCGTTATCAAGGTGGTCACAACGCAGGTCATACATTGATCGTTGACGGTGAAAAAACTGTTCTCCACTTGATTCCATCAGGGGTATTACGTGACAACGTAAAATGTCTGATCGGTAACGGTGTTGTTTTATGTCCGACAGCCTTGATGAAAGAAATCAACATGTTAGAAGAGCGTAATGTACCAGTACGTGAGCGCTTACTAATCAGTGATGCATGTCCTCTTATTATGCCGTACCACGTAGCGTTAGATAATGCTCGTGAAACAGCTCGCGGCTCTAAGAAAATCGGTACAACAGGTCGTGGTATCGGCCCAGCCTATGAAGATAAAGTAGCCCGTCGTGGTCTTCGTGTAGGCGATTTACTTGATGCTGAATCATTTAAAGCGAAGTTAACTGAAATCATGGAATACCATAATTTCGTATTAACGAGCTACTACAAAGCAGAAGCTTTGGACGTTGAGCAAGTATTCGAAGATGTTATGGCTATCGCGCCGACCATCATTGCCATGATGGACGATATCAGCGAAACCTTAGACCAAGCACGCAAAAACGGTGAGTCAATCATGTTTGAAGGTGCTCAAGGTACCTTACTTGATATCGACCACGGTACATACCCATATGTTACCTCTTCAAATACCACGGTTGGTGGTGTTGCCACAGGTTGTGGTTTTGGTCCTCGTTACCTTGACTATGTATTAGGTATTACCAAAGCATACACGACTCGTGTTGGTTCAGGTCCATTCCCGACAGAGCTAAACGATGAAGTCGGTCACCATTTAGGTACTGTTGGTCACGAGTTCGGTGCAACTACCGGTCGTGAACGTCGTTGTGGTTGGTTTGATGCCGTCGCTATGCACCGTGCAGTGCAAGTTAACTCTATTTCTGGTTTCTGTTTAACCAAACTAGATGTATTGGATGGTCTAAAAGAATTGAAGATTTGTACTGGTTACAAAACTCAATCAGGCGATGTTTTGACTGTGCCACCAATGGCGGCTGAAGGTTACGAAAACATCACTCCAGTATACGAAACCATGCCTGGTTGGAGTGAGTCGACTATTGGTGCAACAACGGTAGAGCAACTACCTGAAAACGCACGAGCTTATATCAAACGTCTTGAGCAAGTTTGTGGTGTTCCAATTGATATTATCTCGACTGGTCCAGATCGTGTAGAGACCATGATTTTGGTTAACCCGTTCGACGAATAA